A stretch of the Leguminivora glycinivorella isolate SPB_JAAS2020 chromosome 2, LegGlyc_1.1, whole genome shotgun sequence genome encodes the following:
- the LOC125239016 gene encoding nuclear pore glycoprotein p62, whose amino-acid sequence MADSCHQSTHFEAYNCSTGLWSEQASWRLWRVLFPAQPDSWEPRLWSSCTDWGTKLTVRRSHTDTRSRTACAVPRVNIRLASECEQTCQCVRLRHTNVRFLRASACCNNCAGSCFRRASPAGGFGGFGATTAAPQAAATPASGFSFGQTSTPAQGLNLAQPASGATTGLSFGSSFGKPATTQAATGLGFSAPQATQASTLSYGATPAATQATGLSFGTPSTQGTGLSFGTTPASTQATGLSFGTAPASTGTALSFGTTTATTQATGLSFGTTPASTQGTGLSFGVTPAPQATPSTGLNFGAPASTGTGLSFGTTPASSAGLSFGTSTAQTTASLGFGATSSAATTAGLSFGTTSTAATTAATGLSFGTATSGALNFGKTPASTATTTAASGFQLGKPATTSAGGFSLTSTASSQPSSTASTTAPSSITALGKTTAATTMPYLFSLSPKNWTTAAAPPQPITSITFAQLEENINKWTLELEEQEKTFINQATQINAWDRLLIANGEKIVEVNDTVQAVKNEQQSLELELDFVLAQQKELEDLLAPLEKQLLESGDRARDPEREQMYNLAENLDSQLKTMSQDLKEVIEHLNETNRSQDSNDPIGQIGRILNAHMSSMQWIDNSIAQISTKLDQLKATHDTLRRDNERSFHLAYN is encoded by the exons ATGGCTGACAGCTGTCACCAAAGCACGC ATTTTGAAGCT TACAACTGCAGCACCGGCCTTTGGAGCGAGCAAGCCTCTTGGAGGCTTTGGCGGGTTCTCTTCCCCGCCCAACCAGACAGTTGGGAGCCCCGGCTTTGGTCAAGCTGCACAG ACTGGGGCACAAAGCTCACCGTTCGGCGGAGCCACACAGACACCCGCTCTAGGACAGCCTGCGCAGTCCCAAG GGTTAACATTCGGCTCGCCAGCGAATGCGAACAAACCTGCCAGTGCGTTCGCCTTCGCCACACCAACGTCAGGTTTCTCCGCGCCTCAGCCTGCT GCAACAACTGCGCAGGCTCCTGCTTTCGGCGCGCGTCGCCGGCTGGAGGCTTCGGCGGTTTCGGAGCAACTACAGCTG CACCTCAAGCAGCAGCCACACCGGCCTCTGGGTTCAGTTTTGGTCAAACCTCGACTCCGGCTCAAGGTCTCAACCTGGCTCAGCCCGCTTCGGGGGCAACCACGGGTCTGAGCTTCGGATCCAGCTTCGGGAAACCTGCTACTACACAAGCTGCGACTGGCTTAG GTTTCTCTGCACCACAAGCTACCCAAGCTTCGACTCTCAGTTACGGTGCCACTCCTGCGGCCACACAAGCAACGGGACTTAGTTTCGGAACTCCATCAACCCAAGGAACTGGATTGAGTTTTGGAACCACACCAGCATCTACCCAAGCAACTGGGCTTAGTTTTGGAACAGCACCTGCCTCAACAGGCACTGCCCTCAGTTTTGGAACGACTACTGCCACTACTCAAGCCACTGGGCTTAGTTTTGGGACTACACCAGCATCGACACAAGGAACTGGGCTTAGTTTTGGTGTAACACCAGCTCCGCAAGCAACGCCATCCACAGGGCTCAATTTCGGGGCGCCGGCTTCCACTGGTACAGGGCTTAGCTTCGGAACAACTCCAGCCTCAAGCGCCGGGCTTAGTTTTGGAACATCTACGGCTCAAACGACGGCAAGCCTCGGTTTCGGAGCTACGTCGTCGGCCGCGACGACGGCCGGCCTCAGTTTTGGAACTACGTCGACCGCGGCGACCACTGCGGCAACTGGCCTCAGTTTTGGAACTGCCACTAGTGGTGCGCTTAATTTTGGAAAAACTCCTGCCAGTACTGCTACTACTACCGCTGCTT CTGGTTTCCAACTCGGCAAACCGGCCACAACCAGCGCTGGTGGATTCAGTCTCACCTCTACCGCCAGCTCACAACCTTCGTCTACTG CATCGACTACAGCGCCCTCCAGCATAACAGCGTTAGGAAAAACTACTGCAGCCACTACCATGCCGTATCTCTTCTCCCTGTCAC ctaaaaattg GACCACAGCAGCCGCACCGCCTCAACCAATCACCTCCATCACCTTCGCTCAACTCGAAGAGAACATCAACAAGTGGACGCTGGAGTTAGAAGAACAGGAGAAAACGTTCATCAACCAGGCAACGCAAATCAACGCGTGGGACCGGCTACTTATTGCTAATGGAGAAAAA ATAGTAGAAGTAAACGACACCGTCCAAGCCGTGAAGAACGAGCAGCAAAGTCTCGAGTTGGAGCTCGATTTCGTATTAGCACAACAGAAAGAACTAGAAGACTTACTCGCGCCACTCGAGAAACAGCTGCTCGAGTCGGGAGACAGGGCGCGAGATCCCGAGAGGGAGCAGAT GTATAACTTAGCCGAAAATCTAGACTCACAGCTGAAGACTATGTCACAAGACTTGAAGGAAGTTATTGAACACCTCAACGAGACCAATAGGAGCCAAGACAGTAATGACCCA ATCGGTCAAATAGGGCGCATCCTAAACGCACACATGTCGTCAATGCAATGGATAGACAACTCCATCGCTCAGATATCGACCAAACTGGACCAGCTGAAAGCCACCCACGACACACTGAGGCGGGACAACGAAAGATCGTTTCATCTAGCTTATAACTAA